CATGGCTTGGACCAAACCGACCCTTAAGGAAATCGCCTGCGGCATGGAAATCAATATGTATGCCCCGGCCGAGGACGAACCGGTTCTGTTCTGATCTGACTTGAGCAGAACTCTGGACTGATGCCCCGTCCGAAAGCTTCGGGCGGGGTGTTTTCGTCTGATCCGGCAGTCAGCCCGATCGGACAGGCAAACGGGGCTTTGATGCGGATCATCCTGCTGGGTGCGGCGGCGGGCGGTGGCCTGCCGCAATGGAATTGCGGCTGCGTCAACTGCAACGCGGCACGCGCGGGACGTATCCCGTCGATGAGCCAAAGTTCGGTCGCGGTCAGCGCGGATGGCGAAAACTGGGCGGTGTTGAACGCCTCGCCCGATATCCGTTACCAGCTTGCCGCCACCCCTGCCCTGCATCCTGTCGGGCCGCGCCAGATGCCCCTGCGCTCGGTGCTGCTGACAAATGGCGATATCGACCATGTGGCCGGGCTGCTGACGCTGCGCGAAAGCCAGCCATTCGCGCTTTATGCCACAGCCGCCATCCATGAGGCTTTGGCCGACAACCCGATGCTGGCTGCGGTCCGTTCCGATCTGGTGCCGCGTCATGTGGTGGCGCTGGACCAGACCATCCAGCTGGCGCCGGGGCTGAGCGCGACGCTGTTCGCCGTGCCCGGCAAGGTGCCGCTGTATCAGGAGGGCGAGGTGGTCGAGACCGGGCTGGTCGGCGAAACCACGGTCGGGGTGGAACTGTCCGCCAATGGCCGCCGGGCGCTCTATATCCCCGGCTGCGCGGATATGCCCGACTGGCTGAAGGACCGGATCAGCGGCGCCGATGCCCTGCTGTTCGACGGCACCCTGTGGGACGATGACGAGATGATCCGCATGGGCCTTGGCCAGAAGACCGGCCGCCGCATGGGTCACATGCCGGTCAGGGAAACGCTGGATGTGCTGGCCGATATCGACGTCGAACGCCGGGTGCTGGTGCATATGAACAACTCGAACCCGCTGACAGACCCCGAAAGCGCCGAGGCCGAACTGGCCGGGGCAAGGGGCTGGCATGTCGGGCGCGATGGAATGGAGATCGAACTGTGAAAGATATCGGCAACGCCCCCCGGTCACGCGAACCTCAGTCACGAGAGGATTTCGAGGCCCGCCTGCGCGCCATCGGGGCCGAGCGCTATCACGACCGCCATCCCTTCCATGCGCGCCTGCATGGCGGCCTGTGCAGCCCGGACGAGGTGCGGGCATGGGTCATCAATCGCTGGATGTATCAATCGCGCATCCCGATGAAGGACGCCGCCTTCATGTCGCGGGTGGACGATCCCGACCTGCGCCGCAAATGGCGCAAGCGGATCGAGGATCACGACGGCGACGTCAGCGAAGGCGGCGGCATCCGCCGCTGGCTGGCGCTGGCGACGGCGGTGGGGCTGGACCCCGATTATGTCGCCAGCGGCGCAGGCATCATGCCCGCGACACGTTTCGCCGTGGACGCCTATGTCCGCTTCGTGCGCGACATGCCGCTGCTGGATGCCGTGGCCGCCAGCCTGACCGAACTGTTCGCGCCCAAGATCCACGCGCAACGGATCGAGGGGCTGCTGGCCCATTACGATTTCGCCGACGATTCCAGCCTTGCCTATTTCCGCAAGCGCCTGACCGAGGCGCCCGAGGATGTGGCCTTCGGTCTCGATTACGTCCTGACCCATGCCGATACGCTGGAAAAACAGGACGCGGCGGCGGCCGCGCTGATCTTCAAGACCGATGTGCTGTGGGCGCAGCTTGACGCGCTGTGGCACGGCTATGTCGAGGGCAATATCCCGCCCGGCGCATGGCGCCCCGGAGAGGGGATGGCAAAATGAACGCCCAGCCAGCCCCACCGCCAGCTTCCTCGCGGCCAGCCCCGCTGATCGCCCCTGCCGACATTCCCTATCTGCCGCGCGGCGTGCGGCTGGCCGATGACCGGGTGCGCGGCATCCGCGTCCTGCAGGCCCCCGAACGCGCCATGCAGCTGGATCCGATCGGCGACGCGATCCTGTCCGAACTGGACGGCAGCCGCAGCATGGCGGCAATCATTCACGACCTTGCCACCCGCTTTGACGCACCCGAGGACCAGATCGCCGGCGATGTCCGCGATTTCCTGACCGGGCTGATCGAGCGGCGCATGGTCTTCCTGAGGGATCAGCCATGAAGGACCAACCCCTTTCCCCGCAGCCCCGCGACATCGACGGCAACCCGGTCACGCCCGGCCTGCCCATGGCCATGCTGGCCGAGATCACCCATCGCTGTCCGCTGGCCTGCCCCTATTGCTCGAACCCCATCGAATTGACCCGCGCGCAGGGCGAGATGCCTGCCGAGGACTGGGCCCGCGTCTTCCGCGAGGCCGCCGATCTGGGCGTGTTGCAGGTCCATATCTCGGGCGGCGAGCCCGGCGTGCGCCGCGATCTGGCCGAAATCGTGGCTTCGGCGCGGGATGCGGGGCTGTATGTGAACCTCATCACCTCGGGCATCGGCATCACCCGCGACCGGCTGGAAGAGCTGGACCGGGCGGGCGTCGATCACGTCCAGCTGTCCTTGCAGGGCATCCGGCCCGACATGGCCGACCGGATCAGCGGCCATCCGGGGTCATGGGACAAGAAGATGGGTTTCGCCGCATGGGTGACCGAAATCGGCTTTCCCCTGACCATCAACGCCGTGGTGCATCGCCAGAACCTTGAACGCCTGCCCGACATGATCGAGCTGGCCGAAACGCTTGGCGCGCGGCGGATCGAGGTGGCCACGGTGCAGTTCCACGGCTGGGCCGACCTGAACCGCAAGGCACTGATGCCGACGCGCGAACAGGCCGTCTTTGCCCGCCAGATCGTGAACGAATCGCGCATCCGGCTGCGCGGGCGGATGGTGATCGACTATGTGCCCGCCGACCATCATGCGATCTATCCCAAGGCCTGCATGGGGGGCTGGGGCTCGACCGGGCTGAACGTCTCGCCCGACGGGACGGTGCTGCCCTGCCATGCCGCGCCCTCGATCAAATGGATGAAATTCGAGAATGTGCGCGAACGCAGCCTGTCGGATATCTGGCACCTGTCGGACGCCTTCAACGCCTTTCGCGGCACCGAATGGATGCCCGAACCCTGCCACAGCTGCGAACGCAAGACCGTGGATTTCGGCGGCTGCCGCTGTCAGGCGATGGCGATTGCAGGCGATGCGCGGGCGACCGATCCGGTCTGCTCGAAATCGCCGCTGCATGCCGGTCTGGTCGAACAGGCCGACGCCGATGCCACCGGCGATGTCGCGGAATTCATCTATCGGCGGTTGAAGAAATGAGCCACGCCCACCGGCGAAAATCGGACGGGTGACGGGTGGCCGGGCACCTCGGGGGGTTGTGCTTGTGGTGCCCCCGGCCCTAGACTGCGACATGACGCGGCGGCAGGAGGAGGGGCCTGACGCCATATTTTCAGGGGAGGAAAATCAATGACGACTGCGACCGTACAGGGAAATGCATCGCCAGCGCCTCGGCCCAATGCTGACAGGGTCCGCGAGATCCTGATCGTGGACGACCATCCGCTGATGTGCGACGCATTGGCCCTGACGCTGAAGATCAGCTTTGGGCTGAAGAATGTCCGCACGGCCCGCAGCCTTGGCGCCGCGATCGAACAGATCCGCGCGCAGGGCGCGCCGGATGCGGTGATCCTGGACCTCAACCTGCCCGACGCGCGCGGCGCCGAAGGCATCGTGACCCTGCGCCGCCAGCTGCCCGAGGTGCCGATCACGATGATTTCCGCCGATCTGGAGGCCGCGATGATCTCGGCCGCGATGGCGGCGGGCGCGCAGGGCTATATCAGCAAATCGCTGAGCCGCGAGGCGCTGGTGGACAGTCTGCGCCGCATGTGGGAAGGCGAGTTCATTACGCCCGAAGGCTATGAGCCCGAACAGGCGCAGGCCGAGGACGAGGCCCGCGCCGAACTGGCCCGCCGTTTCGCCACCCTGACGCCGCAACAGATGAAAATCCTGCGGCTGATCTGTCTGGGCAAGGCGAACAAGGAAATCAGCTATGACCTGTCCATCGCCGAGGCCACGGTAAAGACCCACATCACCGCGATCATGTCCAAGATCAACGCCCGCAGGCGCACGCAGGCGGTGCTGCTGGCCAACTCGATCCGGCTGTTCGAGGCCGGATGATGACGCCCGCTTCGGCGGCAGAGGCGGCGGACCGGATCCCGGGGCCCGTCGCGGTTCAGGTCGAATGTGATGCGCCCGATCTGGCGGACCGTCTGCTGGCGGCGCTGGCCCCCCATGATCCGGGGCTGGTGCTGCTGTTCGGTCGCCGGGGCGATCAGTTGGGCCCGGTTGGCGCGCGGTTGCAGCAGGCGCTGGGGCCGGATTGCACCGTGACCGGCTGTTCATCCGCCGGAGAGATCGGCCCCGAAGGCTATGCCAGCGACAGCATGGTTGCCATCGGCTTTCCCGGCAGCAGTTTCCGCGCCAGCGCCGTGATCCTGCCCAGTCTGGCGACGCTGCCGGTGTCCGACTGGATGGCATCGCTGCGCCAGCATCGCCGCAGCTTTGGCGCCGATCCGGGCCGGTCGCTGTTCGGCCTGCTGCTGGTCGATGGCATGGCCGGGCAGGAAGATGCGCTGGTCGCGACCATCGACGCGGCGCTGCCCTCGATCCCGGTACTGGGCGGATCGGCCGGGGACGGGCTGGATTTCCGGCGCACCACCCTGCTGGCCGAAGGCGAGGTCGGCGATGACATGGCCGTTTTTGTGCTGGTCGAAACCGATCTGGCGGTCAGCGAGGTGACTTTCGCCCATTTTCGCCCGACCGAGACCCGCGCCGTCGTCACCGCCGCCATTCCCGACAAGCGCCGCATTCTTGAACTGAACGCCGAACCCGCCGCCGATGAATATGCCCGCCTGACGGGGATCGAGCGCGCCCGCCTGACGCCATCGGAATTCGCGCAATTCCCGCTGCTGTTGCGGATGGGGCGGCGGCATTATGTCCGCGCGATCAGCGCATTGACCGATGATGGCGGGCTGTCGCTGATGTCGGCCATCGACCCGGGCACGGTGCTGACGCTGGGACATGCCGAGGACATGACGCAGGGCTTTGCCGAGGCGATGGATTCCCTGCCCTGCACGCCGCTGATGGTGCTGGGCTTTGACTGTATTCTGCGCAGGCTGGCGCTGGAACGCGCGGAGCTGACCGATACCATGTCCGAAATGTTCATGCGCTATCGCGTGGCGGGCTTCAACACCTATGGCGAACAGCACAGCTCCATGCATGTGAACCAGACCTTTGTCGGCCTGGCCTTCATGCTGCCCTCGGCCCAGAAAACGGGGGCCAGCACGCATGTTGCGTGACGACGACTCTCCCGAACGAAAGGTCGAGAAACTTCAGCGCATCAACAGTGTCCTGATCGAGCGGATCGACCGGCTGGAGGAATCGCGCGGCTCGGCATGGTCGGTGTTTCAGGCCGCCGTCGCGCTGGAACAAGAGGTTCTGGCCCGCACCCGTCAGCTGGAAAAGGCGATGGCCGATCTGTCGCAGCGCAACCGCGAACTGGCCGTCGCCCGCACCAATGCCGAAGAGGCCAACCGCTCGAAGACCCGCTTCCTGCGCGCCGCCAGCCATGACCTGCTGCAACCGCTGTCGGCGGCGCGGCTGTTTCTGTCGGCGCTGACCGACACTCCGATGGATGACGGGCAGCGCGAACTGACCCAGCGGCTGTCCGACGCCTTCGAATCGGTCGAGCAGCTGATGAATGCGGTGCTGGACATCTCGCGGCTGGACAGCCACCGGATCGAATTCCATCGCCAGCCGGTTTCCGTCAACGAGCTGTTCCGCCGTCTTGCCACCGAATATGCGCCTTTGGCCGAGGCGAAAGAGCTGCGGCTGACCTTCGTTCCGACCGATGTGGTGGTGGAAAGCGATCCGGTCTTTCTGCGGCGGATCGCGCAGAATCTGGTCTCGAACGCGATCAAATACACCAATCGCGGCGGTGTTCTGGTCGGCATCCGCAAGCGCGGCCCGATGGGCTGGTTGCAGGTCCATGACACCGGCGTCGGCATCCCGGCGGTGGATCGCAACCGCATCTTTGACGAGTTCCAGCGGCTCAGCCATGATGCGGCGACGCCGGGCATGGGGCTGGGCCTGTCGATCGTGCGCCGCGCCTGCAACAAGCTGGGCCACCCGATCCGGCTGGAATCAGAGGCCATGCGCGGCACGACCTTTCGCGTCGGCCTGCCCTTGATCGACGCACAGGTCCAGCCGCGCCGCAGCGATCCGCCGGAACACTCGCTGTTGGCGCTGCGCGGGCGGGTGGCGCTGGTGGTCGAGAACGACGCCGGGATGCAGCGCGGATACGAGATGATCCTGCGCGACCGTCTGGGCATGATTCCGCGCCTGACCGGCAGCACCGAAGAGGCGCTGGCCAGCATGACCGACGATCCGCCCGATGTGATCGTCGCCGATTACAGTCTGGAAAACGGCGATACCGGGTTGCGGGCGATCCGCTCGCTGCGTGAAAAGGCCGGGCAGGATCTGCCTGCAGTCATGGTCACCGCGCATCGCGATCCCGGCGTCAATCGCGGTTGCGCGGCGCTTGGCGTGCCGGTTCTGGCCAAGCCGGTCCGCCCGGCGGAACTGTCCGAAATCCTTGGTCAGTTGCTGGGCTGAGCGCACCCCTCAGGCCAGTTTCAACCCCCGCATATAGTCCAGAAAGCAGCGCATCGCCGCCGTCATCAACTTGCGCGATGGATAGACCAGATTGACCGGAATATCGGGCAGCGCATAATCGCCCAGCACCTGCACCAGCGTCCCGGCTTCGAAATCCTTGCGCGCGACGAAATCCGGCAGCAGCGCGATTCCCTTGCCATTCACTGCCAGCGACCGCAGCATATCGGTGTTGTTGGTCGAAAAGGCGGGCTGGATCCGCTGATGGACGATCTCTCCGTTCCGTTTCAGCGGCCATGTGAACGCGCTACGTACGTTGGTGTAATGCAGGTTCTTGTGCCCGGCCAGATCGTCGGGCGTCTGCGGTTCGCCATATTCGGCCAGATAGGCGGGCGAGGCGACCATCCAGACGGCCACTTCATGCAGCTTGCGTGCGATCAGCGTCGAATCGGCCAGATGCCCGATCCTGATGACGGCATCGAAGCCATCGCCGATCAGATCCGCCTTGCCGTCATCCAGCACGATCTCCAGCTGGATATCGGGATAAAGGTCCATGAAGGTCAGGATATGCGGTTGCAGGATATTCAGCATATGGAAGATGGACGAGCCGATCTTGAGAAATCGCGACGGATGGCCCGAACTGGCCCGCGCATCGTCGGTCGCGGCATCCAGAACCGCCAGCGAATCGCGCAACCTTTCGCCAAAGAGCAACCCGACCGAGGTCGGCGTGACGGTGCGCGTCGTCCGGGTCAGCAGCCGCACGCCCAGATCGGCCTCCAGATCCGCGATATGCTTGCTGCACAGGCTTTTCGAGATCCCCATGCGCCGCGCCGCCGCGGCAAAACTACCCTCGTCCAGAATGGCCAGAAAGGTTCTGAGGATCGCGGTATCCATATCGTCCCTGGGCTGGGTTGCGCCGTTGTGGCGGAAAGGATGCGACGGCCGCGACAAAATTGAAACCGGGCAATCATGCCCGGTTGTTCGCTTCACAGCCACGAATGGCTGTCTGGTCACTCGTCGATCAGCGTTCTCCCGCAAAGCCCGAAGCAACCACATCGCCGCCGAAGTTGGTCACGGTCACGACATCATTGTTCGACAGGCCCAGCTTGAACCGTTCCTGGGCGCTGACCACCTGTGCTGCCTTCACATCGACATTGCGGCTGGCGTCGAACTGAACCGGCGCATCGTCATGCTGGCCCAGTGCCAGGGACAGGTTGCCGGCATAGGCGGAACCAAGGGAAAGGGTCAGCGCGGTCAGCGCGGTCAGCGCGGTCAGCGCGGTCAGCGCAAAAGCTACTTTTTTCGTCGTCTTACTCCATCTGTCGCGGCATCGTGCCGCGTCACAGAAGGGAGATATTCGCGACTGTCATAATTTTGTAGTCATTGATTGTCGCGCAGATTGTTCGATAATCGTGGACAATCGCCCGACCGATCACCCCAGCATCAGACCCAGCCCGCCGCCAAGGATGAAGGCCGTCCCGCCCGCCGCCACGATCGGCATCCAGCGGCGCGCGCGCGACGGCGGTTGCGGCCGGGGCTCGGGGTGGGCGCGCCGCCACAGCATATCCTCGACCATGCGCGGCAGCAGCGGGCCATAGCGGCCAAGCGTCTGCACGATCTCGGTCGCGTCGCGGGCCATCGCGCGGGGGCCAAGGCTGCCTTTGATGTAATCCGCGACGACCGGCTTGGCCGCCTGCCACATGTTCAACTGCGGGTCCAGCGAACGCGCCACGCCCTCGACCACGACCATGGTGCGCTGCAGCAGGATCAGTTCGGTGCGGGTCTGCATGCCGAAACGCTCGGTCACCTCGAACAGATAGGCCAGAAGGTTCGCCATCGAGATGCGGCTGGCATCGGCGCCGAAGATCGGCTCTCCGACCGCGCGTAGGGCGCGGGCAAAGGCGGCCTCGTCTCGGTCGCGCGGAACGTAGCCGGCCTCGAAATGCACGCGGGCGACGCGGCGGTAATCGCGCCTGATAAAGCCCATCAGGATCTCGGCATAGACCCGGCGGGTATAGGCGTCGATCTCGCCCATGATGCCGAAATCATAGGCCAGAATATCGCCATTCGCCGCGACCTTCAGGTTGCCGTGATGCATGTCGGCATGAAAGAACCCGTCGCGCAGCGCATGTTGCAGGAACAGCTGGATCACCCGGCGGCCCAGATGCGTCACGTCGTGACCAGCGGCGATCAGCGCATCGCGATCCCCCAGCGGCAGGCCTTCGGCCCAGTCCGAGGTCAGCACCCGGCGCGACGACAGCTCCCATATCGGCAGGGGCAGGACAAAGCCTTCGTCGTCGCGGGTGTTTTCCGCGAATTCCGAGGCCGAGGCCGCCTCCAGCCGCAGGTCCAACTCTCCCGACACGACCGATTCGAAATGGCTGACCACGTCGCGGGGACGCAGGCGGCGGGTGGCGGGCGACAGCGCCTCGATGATTCCGGCGGCGAAATGGAAGGCGTCGATATCGCGACGGAAGGCGCCCTCGATGCCGGGGCGGACGACCTTGACCGCGACCTCCTGCCCGGTTTCGCGGATGCGGGCGCGATGGACCTGCGCGATGGATGCCGCCGCGACAGGTTCGGAAAACTCGGAAAAGATCAGATCGACGGGGCGGCCCAGTTCGGTCTCGATGATCCGCTTGGCCTGATCGGTCGGAAAGGGCGGCAGCCGGTCCTGCAACATCCGCAGCTGATCGGCCAGTTCGGTGCCGACGACATCGGCGCGGGTGGAAAGGATCTGGCCGAACTTGATATAGGCCGGACCCAGCGCAGTGATCGCCCGCGTCACCGGCGGCAGGTTCGGGTCGCCGCGATAGCCCATCCAGCGGAACGGCCAGCCCAGCACCCGCGCGGCCAGCCGCAGACGCGGCGGCGCATCCAGCGCATCCAGCGCCACACCCATCGCGCCGGATCGTTCGAAGGTGGCGCCTGTACGAACCAGACGCAGGATATTGTGCGGACCACGCATTTACAGCTTCCAGCCCGAATGCAGCGCGGCGATGCCCATCGACAGGTTGCGCCATTGCACCCGCCCGAAACCGGCCTGACGGATCATTTCGGCGAAAGCCTCCTGATCGGGGAATTTGCGGATCGATTCGACCAGATACTGATAGCTGTCGCGATCCCCCGTCACCGCCTGCCCCATCGCCGGAATGACATTGAAGCTGTAGCGGTCATAGGCCCATTGCATCGCAGGCACCGGGATCTGGCTGAATTCCAGCACCACCAGCCGCCCGCCGGGGCGCAGCACGCGATACGCCTCGGCCAGCGCATCGGGGATGCGGGTGACGTTGCGGATGCCAAAGCTGATCGTATAGCGGTCAAAGCTGTTATCGGCGAAAGGCAGGCGCATCGCATCGCCCGTCACCCATGCCAGCCGGTCGGCCTTTTCGGCCGCCTCGGCGCGTTTGCGACCCTCGACCAGCATGGATTCGGTCATGTCGCAGACCGTGACGCGGGCACCCGGCGCGCGATCCAGAAAGCGGAAGGCGATATCGCCGGTGCCGCCCGCCACATCCAGCAGATGCTGGCCGTCGCGCGGGGCCAGCCAGTCCATCATCGCATTCTTCCAGACGCGATGGATGCCGCCGCTCATCAGGTCGTTCATCAGGTCATAGCGCGCGGCCACACGCGAAAAGACGCCGTGGACCAGCCCGGCCTTGTCGTCCTCGTCCACGGTCTGGAAACCGAAATGGGTCTGTTTCTTCTCGCTCATCGCGCTTGCCGTTTCTGCTGTCGGGGGCCAGATAGGTCTGGCGTGCCGCGCGCACAATGTTCACAAATGCGCCTTCGGCACAATGCAGCGAAAGGGTTCGGATTGCCAGAACTGCCCGAAGTCGAAACCGTCCGTCGCGGCCTTCAGCCGCATCTGGAGGGTCAGCGCATCGCCCGGGCCGAGGCCCGCCGCCCCGATCTGCGCTGGCCGCTCCCCCCCGATCTGGTGCAGGTGCTGACCGGGGCCAGGGTGACGGCGCTGCGCCGGCGATCGAAATACCTGCTGGCGGATCTGGATCGCGGCGGCACGGTGCTGATGCATCTGGGCATGTCGGGCCGGATGCTGGTCGAGGGTGCGGGGCTGGCCGGTTTCCACCGCGATCCGTCGGTGCTGGCGCGCCACGATCATGTCGTGCTGGTGACGGAATCGGGCACCACCATCACCTTCAACGATGCCCGCCGCTTCGGCATGGTCGATCTGATCCGTGACGGCACCGCCCATCCGCTGCTGGACCACCTTGGCCCAGAACCCTTCGATCCGGGTTTCAACGCCGCCTATCTGGCCGCGCGTTTCGCAGGTCGCCGCGCGCCGGTGAAACAGGCGCTGCTGGATCAGCGCATCGTTGCCGGGCTGGGCAATATCTATGTCAGCGAGGCGCTGCACCGCGCGCATATCGACCCGCGCCGGGCGGCGGGGCGGATCGGGGCCGCGCGGCTGGAGGCGTTGGCGGGCCATATCCGCGAGGTTCTGGCCGATGCCATCGCGGCGGGCGGATCATCCCTGCGCGATCACCGTCAGGCCAGCGGCGAACTGGGCTATTTCCAGCACAGCTTCCGCGTCTATGACCGCGAGGGCGCCCCCTGCCCTGCGCCCGGCTGCGCCGGCATCATCAGGCGGGTGGTCCAGTCGGGCCGGTCCAGCTTTTACTGCCCCGGCTGCCAGCGCTGAGGCGCTTGGCTTTGCCGCGCGCTTGCTGCTAGGAGTCGGGGCAGCAAGGGTTACAGCCGAAGGAGCAGGTTCATGGCCTATCAAACCATCGTTGTCGAAATCGAGGATGAGGTCGCCGTGATCCGCCTGGACCGGCCCGAGGCGCTGAACGCCCTGAACATGGCCCTGTTGACCGAATTGTCGGATGCGCTGGCCGAGGCCGATCGCAACGACAAGGTGCGCTGCATCATCATCACCGGCAGCGAAAAGGCCTTTGCCGCCGGGGCCGACATCAGGGAAATGGCCGACAAGAGCTTTGTCGATGTCTTTACCGGCGACATGTTCACCGGCCCGATCGAGGCGATCATGCGGGTGCGCAAGCCGATCATCGCGGCGGTCAGCGGCTATGCGCTTGGCGGCGGCTGCGAACTGGCGATGGCCTGCGATTTCATCATCTGCGCCGAGAATGCGAAATTCGGTCAGCCCGAGATCAATCTGGGCGTGGTCGCGGGCATCGGCGGCACCCAGCGCCTGACCCGTTTCGTGGGCAAGTCGAAGGCGATGGACATGAACCTGACCGGCCGTTTCATGGACGCGGCCGAGGCCGAACGCTCGGGCCTTGTCAGCCGCGTCGTGCCGACGCCCAAGCTGATGGCCGAGGCCATGTCGGCCGCCCGCAAGATCGCCGAGAAGTCGCAGGTGACGGTGCGCGTGGTCAAGGAATCGGTCAACCGGTCCTATGAGACCACGCTGCGCGAAGGGCTGCTGTTCGAGCGGCGGCTGTTTCACGCGCTGTTTGCGACCGAGGACCAGAAGGAAGGCATGGCCGCCTTTCTGGAAAAACGCGAACCGCAATTCCGCGACCGCTGATCTGTCCTTGCTTTTCCCCTTTCCTTTCGCCGCACCATCGCCTATAGGGCTGCGCTTACATGCGCGTGGGCCCGCTTAGGCAAGAATCATGTCTGCCTTTCTTCGGAAGGGCGGTGTCTTGGGTCTTTTTGCGCGACTGAAACGCTGAAGA
The Paracoccus alcaliphilus DNA segment above includes these coding regions:
- the ubiE gene encoding bifunctional demethylmenaquinone methyltransferase/2-methoxy-6-polyprenyl-1,4-benzoquinol methylase UbiE — protein: MSEKKQTHFGFQTVDEDDKAGLVHGVFSRVAARYDLMNDLMSGGIHRVWKNAMMDWLAPRDGQHLLDVAGGTGDIAFRFLDRAPGARVTVCDMTESMLVEGRKRAEAAEKADRLAWVTGDAMRLPFADNSFDRYTISFGIRNVTRIPDALAEAYRVLRPGGRLVVLEFSQIPVPAMQWAYDRYSFNVIPAMGQAVTGDRDSYQYLVESIRKFPDQEAFAEMIRQAGFGRVQWRNLSMGIAALHSGWKL
- a CDS encoding enoyl-CoA hydratase, with the protein product MAYQTIVVEIEDEVAVIRLDRPEALNALNMALLTELSDALAEADRNDKVRCIIITGSEKAFAAGADIREMADKSFVDVFTGDMFTGPIEAIMRVRKPIIAAVSGYALGGGCELAMACDFIICAENAKFGQPEINLGVVAGIGGTQRLTRFVGKSKAMDMNLTGRFMDAAEAERSGLVSRVVPTPKLMAEAMSAARKIAEKSQVTVRVVKESVNRSYETTLREGLLFERRLFHALFATEDQKEGMAAFLEKREPQFRDR
- the mutM gene encoding bifunctional DNA-formamidopyrimidine glycosylase/DNA-(apurinic or apyrimidinic site) lyase; the protein is MPELPEVETVRRGLQPHLEGQRIARAEARRPDLRWPLPPDLVQVLTGARVTALRRRSKYLLADLDRGGTVLMHLGMSGRMLVEGAGLAGFHRDPSVLARHDHVVLVTESGTTITFNDARRFGMVDLIRDGTAHPLLDHLGPEPFDPGFNAAYLAARFAGRRAPVKQALLDQRIVAGLGNIYVSEALHRAHIDPRRAAGRIGAARLEALAGHIREVLADAIAAGGSSLRDHRQASGELGYFQHSFRVYDREGAPCPAPGCAGIIRRVVQSGRSSFYCPGCQR